Proteins from a genomic interval of Meiothermus sp.:
- a CDS encoding ribulose bisphosphate carboxylase small subunit, which yields MRIHQGTFSFLPDLTDEQIEKQIDYILRNGWSVSIEYTDDPHPYNTYWLMWGLPMFDLKDAAAAMFEFKKCREAFPNHYIKINGFDSSPMWQAQRVSFIAHRPTQDDPGFRLKRTLWSDGRVQKYGLEPYATDKPAGERY from the coding sequence ATGCGTATCCACCAAGGAACTTTTTCTTTCCTGCCCGACCTGACCGACGAGCAAATCGAAAAGCAGATTGATTACATCCTGCGCAATGGCTGGTCGGTCTCCATCGAGTACACCGACGACCCCCACCCCTACAACACCTACTGGCTGATGTGGGGCCTGCCCATGTTCGACCTCAAGGACGCAGCCGCGGCCATGTTCGAGTTCAAGAAGTGCCGCGAAGCCTTTCCAAACCACTACATCAAGATCAACGGCTTTGATTCCAGTCCCATGTGGCAGGCCCAGCGGGTGAGCTTCATCGCCCACCGGCCCACCCAGGACGACCCTGGCTTCCGCCTCAAGCGCACCCTGTGGTCGGACGGGCGGGTGCAGAAGTACGGCCTCGAGCCCTACGCCACCGATAAACCCGCCGGAGAACGCTACTAG
- the cbbX gene encoding CbbX protein has product MTETQHAADLKTLLQETGVPEVLERLDQELIGLAPVKGRIREIAAYLVVDKLRRELGLGGSRPVLHMAFTGNPGTGKTTVAMRMATILNRLGYIRRDHLVVASRDDLVGQYIGHTAPKTKEVLKRAMGGVLFIDEAYSLYRSENERDYGQETIEILLQVMENQREDLVVVLAGYADKMEQFFSLNPGMRSRIAHHIQFPDYSHDELVAIGQLMLREQNYYLSEAAAQAFSEYVACRMRLPNFANARSIRNAIDRFKLRQARRLFERGGQVSTDDLRRIEEADIRASQVFLECQELEKGGEHAP; this is encoded by the coding sequence ATGACCGAGACCCAGCACGCTGCCGACCTTAAGACCCTGCTCCAGGAAACCGGGGTGCCCGAGGTGCTGGAGCGACTCGACCAGGAGTTGATTGGGCTGGCCCCGGTCAAAGGGCGCATCCGCGAGATTGCAGCCTATCTGGTGGTGGACAAGCTGCGGCGTGAGCTGGGCCTGGGGGGGTCGCGCCCGGTGCTGCACATGGCCTTTACGGGCAACCCTGGTACCGGCAAGACCACCGTGGCGATGCGCATGGCCACCATCCTGAACCGCCTGGGCTACATCCGGCGCGACCACCTGGTGGTGGCCAGCCGCGACGATCTGGTAGGCCAGTACATCGGCCACACCGCACCCAAAACCAAAGAGGTGCTGAAGCGGGCCATGGGCGGGGTGCTCTTTATTGACGAGGCCTACAGCCTGTACCGCTCGGAGAACGAGCGGGACTACGGTCAGGAGACCATCGAAATTCTGTTGCAGGTGATGGAAAACCAGCGGGAAGACCTGGTGGTGGTGCTGGCGGGCTACGCCGATAAGATGGAGCAGTTCTTCAGCTTGAACCCCGGTATGCGCTCGCGCATTGCCCACCACATTCAGTTCCCCGACTATTCCCACGACGAACTGGTGGCCATTGGGCAATTGATGCTTCGCGAGCAGAACTATTATCTGAGCGAAGCGGCAGCCCAGGCTTTTTCCGAGTACGTGGCCTGCCGGATGCGACTGCCCAACTTTGCCAATGCCCGTAGCATCCGCAACGCCATTGATCGCTTCAAGCTGCGCCAGGCCCGTCGCCTGTTCGAACGGGGGGGGCAGGTCTCCACCGATGACCTGCGCCGCATCGAGGAAGCCGACATCCGGGCCAGCCAGGTATTTCTGGAGTGCCAGGAGTTAGAGAAAGGAGGGGAGCATGCCCCATAG
- a CDS encoding phosphoribulokinase, with protein sequence MPHRPFMLGIAGDSGVGKTTISSGIARLLGQERTTNICVDDYHKYDRKQRAELQITPLNPECNYMDIMEQHVRLLSLGEPILKPVYNHSTGTFDPPVYIPAPRPIAEGNRHIPRAVVLEGLLTLFSQPMRERYHLKVYIDPEEDLRREWKVKRDVSKRGYTPEQVVADIERRMPDSKAYIWPQKEYADIVVRFYRPPGYDPEKPSTLSVRITLKRSLPKLDLTEVLHSAYEDEPSVIRLEARKEADVLDISGGMEPERAAVFERLIWEQLGQHAEHFNPELIGTFWDKGGQSYPLALTQLVIAYYLVHMREQAIQKGALAYA encoded by the coding sequence ATGCCCCATAGACCTTTTATGCTGGGCATCGCAGGCGATTCGGGGGTGGGCAAGACCACCATCAGCAGCGGCATCGCTCGCTTGCTGGGGCAGGAGCGCACCACCAATATCTGCGTGGACGACTACCACAAGTACGACCGTAAACAGCGGGCAGAGCTGCAAATCACCCCGCTCAACCCGGAGTGCAACTACATGGACATCATGGAGCAGCACGTGCGGCTGCTCTCGCTGGGCGAGCCCATCTTGAAGCCGGTATACAACCACTCCACCGGTACCTTCGACCCACCGGTGTACATCCCGGCCCCCCGGCCCATCGCCGAGGGAAATCGGCATATTCCCCGGGCGGTGGTACTCGAGGGCCTACTCACCCTGTTTTCTCAGCCCATGCGCGAACGCTACCACCTTAAGGTCTACATCGACCCCGAGGAAGACCTGCGCCGGGAGTGGAAGGTCAAGCGCGATGTGAGCAAGCGCGGCTACACCCCCGAGCAGGTAGTAGCCGATATCGAGCGGCGTATGCCGGACTCCAAAGCCTATATCTGGCCGCAGAAGGAGTACGCCGACATCGTGGTGCGCTTCTATCGGCCCCCCGGCTACGACCCCGAGAAACCCAGCACCCTCTCGGTGCGCATTACCCTCAAGCGCAGCCTGCCCAAACTCGACCTGACCGAGGTGCTGCACTCGGCCTACGAGGACGAACCCTCGGTCATCCGGCTCGAGGCCCGCAAAGAAGCCGACGTGCTGGATATCTCGGGGGGCATGGAGCCAGAGCGGGCTGCCGTCTTCGAACGCCTGATCTGGGAGCAACTCGGCCAGCACGCCGAGCACTTCAACCCCGAACTTATTGGCACTTTCTGGGACAAAGGGGGGCAGAGCTACCCACTGGCCCTGACTCAACTGGTTATCGCGTATTATCTGGTACATATGCGCGAGCAAGCCATCCAGAAAGGAGCCCTGGCCTATGCCTAA
- the rpe gene encoding ribulose-phosphate 3-epimerase, translated as MPKLLVAPSILTADFARLGEQIREAEAAGVDWIHLDVMDGRFVPNLTFGPLVVEAIRKVTALPLDVHLMIVEPERYIADFARAGADWITVHHEATPHAHRAVQQIKELGKKAGLAINPGTPLEALLPLLPELDLALLMSVNPGFGGQKYIPASTERIRRLSGLRQHLNPACLIQVDGGIKPENVAEVFRAGADVVVVGSALFNNRPVAENMEKLMGEVYAAGSR; from the coding sequence ATGCCTAAACTCCTGGTAGCCCCGTCCATCCTCACCGCCGATTTTGCCCGCCTGGGCGAACAGATCCGCGAGGCCGAGGCGGCGGGGGTGGACTGGATTCACCTGGACGTGATGGACGGGCGCTTCGTGCCCAACCTGACCTTTGGCCCGCTGGTGGTGGAAGCCATCCGCAAGGTCACCGCCTTGCCCCTGGACGTGCACCTGATGATTGTGGAGCCCGAGCGCTACATAGCCGACTTCGCCCGGGCCGGGGCCGACTGGATTACGGTGCACCACGAGGCCACCCCTCACGCCCACCGGGCGGTGCAGCAGATCAAAGAACTGGGCAAGAAAGCCGGTCTGGCTATCAACCCCGGCACGCCCCTCGAGGCTTTGCTACCCCTGCTGCCCGAACTCGACCTGGCCCTCCTGATGAGCGTGAACCCCGGCTTTGGTGGGCAAAAGTACATCCCCGCCAGCACCGAGCGCATCCGCCGGCTGAGCGGCCTGCGCCAGCACCTGAACCCGGCCTGCCTGATCCAGGTAGACGGGGGTATCAAGCCCGAGAATGTGGCCGAGGTGTTCCGGGCCGGGGCCGATGTGGTGGTGGTCGGCAGCGCCTTGTTTAATAACCGGCCTGTGGCCGAAAATATGGAAAAACTGATGGGAGAGGTATATGCCGCTGGCTCTAGGTAA
- the fba gene encoding class II fructose-1,6-bisphosphate aldolase, with the protein MPLALGKDVLEKARREGYAVPSFNTNNLEITQAILETAEALRAPVFIQVSDGARKYAGLENLSNLVRDMASRVSVPVVLHLDHGADYKMVLQALRAGFTSVMIDASHHPFEENVHETKKCVEAAHAVGVSVEAELGRLQGIEDNIVVDAKDAFLTDPDEAARFVEATGIDYLAIAIGTSHGAYKGKGRPYIDHARLEQIAAKVSLPLVLHGSSGVPQWLKDKMAATGADLGDPTGIHDEDVKKAIPNGIAKINIDTDLRLALTAGIREVVVGNPKEFDPRKILGKGRDYLKQVIKEKFELMGTVGRA; encoded by the coding sequence ATGCCGCTGGCTCTAGGTAAAGACGTTCTCGAAAAAGCACGGCGCGAAGGCTATGCTGTGCCCAGCTTCAACACCAACAACCTCGAGATCACCCAGGCCATCCTCGAGACCGCCGAGGCCCTCCGGGCCCCGGTCTTCATCCAGGTCTCGGATGGGGCCCGCAAGTACGCCGGGCTGGAGAACCTGTCCAACCTGGTGCGGGATATGGCCAGCCGGGTCAGCGTTCCGGTGGTGCTGCACCTCGACCACGGAGCCGATTACAAGATGGTCTTGCAGGCCCTCCGGGCTGGGTTTACCAGCGTGATGATAGATGCCTCGCACCATCCTTTCGAGGAAAACGTGCACGAGACCAAAAAGTGCGTGGAGGCGGCCCATGCCGTGGGGGTGAGCGTGGAGGCCGAGCTGGGGCGCCTGCAGGGTATCGAGGACAACATCGTGGTAGATGCCAAAGATGCCTTCCTCACCGACCCCGACGAGGCCGCGCGCTTTGTGGAGGCCACCGGGATTGACTACTTAGCCATCGCCATCGGCACCTCCCACGGGGCCTACAAGGGCAAGGGGCGGCCCTACATTGACCACGCCCGCCTCGAGCAGATCGCCGCCAAAGTCTCCCTGCCGCTGGTGCTGCACGGCTCCTCGGGCGTGCCGCAGTGGCTCAAGGACAAGATGGCTGCTACCGGGGCCGACCTGGGCGACCCCACCGGTATCCACGACGAAGACGTAAAAAAAGCCATTCCCAACGGCATCGCTAAAATTAACATTGACACCGACCTGCGCCTGGCCCTCACCGCTGGCATCCGCGAGGTGGTGGTGGGCAACCCCAAAGAGTTCGACCCCCGCAAAATCCTGGGTAAGGGGCGGGACTACCTCAAGCAGGTCATCAAAGAAAAGTTCGAGCTGATGGGCACGGTGGGCCGCGCGTGA
- a CDS encoding YqhA family protein, giving the protein MNRLEQAIQNLLWNARWVMLLPVVGLLAGAVYFAVQTGLEVWRALGSGSLDKALPLMVGAVDLALLASVLIIFALGLYELFIADIRRPEGGLNNVLVVKSLNDLKTKLGQVILMILIVKFFEKAQAFAPKAALDFLFYAGAVALLGAALWLVQAEKSGK; this is encoded by the coding sequence GTGAACCGCCTTGAGCAGGCCATTCAGAACCTACTCTGGAACGCCCGCTGGGTGATGCTGCTGCCGGTGGTGGGGCTTCTGGCCGGGGCCGTCTATTTTGCGGTGCAGACGGGGCTCGAGGTCTGGCGGGCCCTGGGCTCGGGGAGCCTGGATAAAGCCCTGCCCCTGATGGTGGGGGCCGTAGACCTGGCCCTGCTGGCCTCGGTGCTCATCATCTTTGCCCTGGGCCTGTACGAGCTCTTTATCGCCGATATCCGGCGGCCCGAGGGGGGCCTTAACAACGTGCTGGTGGTTAAAAGCCTCAACGACCTCAAGACCAAGCTCGGCCAGGTGATCCTGATGATTCTGATCGTCAAGTTTTTCGAGAAGGCCCAGGCCTTTGCGCCCAAAGCCGCCCTCGACTTCCTCTTCTATGCCGGTGCAGTGGCCCTGCTGGGGGCGGCCTTGTGGCTGGTACAGGCCGAAAAGTCCGGCAAATAA
- a CDS encoding cytochrome c — protein MIKRNISLLLASATLVLGLGVLQTAAAQASPLYAQCQGCHQPTGAGIPGVFPPLAGHVPEILAAKGGREFLIQVLLHGLQGQITIKGAKYQGAMPAYAQLKDEDIAGLLNHISTQWGNKFPAGQQAFTAAEVKAQRAKTMTAAQVLEARNKLGLK, from the coding sequence TTGATCAAACGTAATATTTCCCTGCTGCTTGCCTCGGCCACGCTAGTGCTGGGCTTGGGTGTTCTGCAGACGGCTGCAGCCCAGGCCAGCCCCCTCTACGCCCAGTGCCAGGGCTGCCACCAGCCCACCGGCGCCGGTATCCCTGGGGTCTTCCCCCCGCTGGCGGGCCACGTACCCGAGATTCTGGCCGCCAAGGGTGGCCGCGAGTTCCTGATCCAGGTGCTGCTCCATGGCCTGCAAGGGCAGATTACCATCAAGGGGGCCAAATACCAGGGGGCCATGCCCGCCTATGCCCAGCTCAAGGATGAAGATATCGCGGGGTTGCTTAACCACATCTCCACCCAGTGGGGCAACAAGTTCCCCGCGGGCCAGCAAGCCTTTACCGCGGCTGAGGTCAAAGCCCAGCGCGCCAAAACCATGACGGCTGCGCAGGTGCTCGAGGCCCGCAACAAGCTGGGCTTGAAGTAA
- a CDS encoding metal-sensitive transcriptional regulator: MNPGKSKLDRPLTDPEALEGILRRFKRIEGQVRGLQRMAEEGRPLGELLDQINATRKAMDSVASVVLEEYLNAWEAQAAAGDAELSKGHIAMILRKII, encoded by the coding sequence ATGAACCCTGGCAAATCCAAGCTAGACCGCCCGCTTACCGACCCCGAAGCCCTGGAAGGCATCCTCCGGCGCTTCAAGCGCATCGAGGGGCAGGTACGCGGCTTGCAGCGGATGGCCGAGGAAGGACGCCCTCTGGGCGAGCTACTGGATCAGATCAACGCAACCCGTAAGGCCATGGACTCGGTGGCCAGCGTGGTGCTGGAAGAATACCTGAATGCCTGGGAGGCGCAGGCCGCGGCGGGCGATGCCGAGCTTAGCAAAGGCCACATCGCCATGATTCTGCGCAAGATAATCTGA
- a CDS encoding cytochrome c biogenesis CcdA family protein: protein MTLSLPIAFLAGILSFLSPCVLPLVPTYLLYLGGQQGRPIRNALFFVLGFSAIFFLLGLPFTLLGGLLFEYRDLLGRIGGGVLILLGLYMLGLKPKWGVNLRYQGPTDRPWGAFVLGIVLGLGWTPCIGPILGGILTLTATGGGIHLLVAYILGLAVPFMLVALFAERARAFLRRAARLSHAVEIVAGVVLIAVGILLLTGTYTQLNSFFLKITPEWLQERL, encoded by the coding sequence ATGACCCTGAGCCTCCCCATCGCTTTCCTGGCAGGAATCCTCTCGTTCCTGTCGCCCTGTGTGCTCCCCCTGGTGCCCACCTACCTGCTATACCTGGGGGGACAGCAGGGCCGCCCCATCCGCAACGCCCTCTTCTTTGTGCTGGGCTTTTCGGCCATCTTCTTTTTGCTGGGCCTGCCCTTTACCCTGCTGGGGGGCTTGCTCTTCGAGTACCGCGACCTGCTGGGGCGCATTGGGGGCGGGGTGCTCATCCTGCTGGGGCTCTATATGCTGGGCCTCAAGCCCAAGTGGGGGGTGAACCTGCGCTACCAGGGCCCCACCGACCGCCCCTGGGGGGCCTTCGTGCTGGGCATCGTGCTGGGGCTGGGCTGGACACCCTGCATTGGCCCCATTTTGGGGGGCATCCTCACCCTCACCGCCACCGGCGGGGGCATCCATCTGCTGGTGGCCTACATCCTGGGGCTGGCCGTGCCCTTTATGTTGGTGGCCCTTTTTGCCGAACGGGCTCGAGCCTTCCTGAGGCGCGCCGCCCGGCTTTCCCATGCGGTGGAAATTGTGGCGGGTGTGGTGCTGATCGCGGTAGGGATTCTCCTGCTTACCGGCACCTACACCCAGCTCAACAGCTTCTTCCTCAAGATAACCCCCGAGTGGCTGCAAGAGCGGCTGTGA
- a CDS encoding Rieske 2Fe-2S domain-containing protein, with protein MDRRNFLDLLAKGTSLGLLLKLSPLGMLEFVQAQSSATSFPKALLVDKAGNPLKLSTLKPHEPFVFAYPFAATPNILVNVDAELSPVDVKMPDGKNYRWPGGVGKGKSIVAYTSICPHAYSYAAPNLGAMGYYKPEGNRGPRMVCCSHLSAFDVTRGGEVKGGPAPHALAAVVLEYDAAKDEAYAMGFLGNPQFDEFFRAQNQALRDLFRTTARAREEVSKATVIPYAEHTKVPTTCPVLG; from the coding sequence ATGGATCGACGCAATTTTCTCGACCTGCTGGCCAAAGGTACCTCCCTGGGCCTGCTGCTCAAGCTTTCGCCTTTGGGAATGCTCGAGTTCGTGCAGGCCCAGTCCAGCGCCACTAGCTTCCCCAAAGCCCTGCTAGTGGACAAGGCCGGCAACCCCCTCAAGCTGAGCACCCTCAAGCCCCACGAGCCCTTTGTTTTTGCCTATCCCTTTGCAGCCACCCCCAACATCCTGGTCAATGTGGACGCCGAGCTCTCCCCGGTGGACGTGAAGATGCCGGACGGTAAGAACTACCGCTGGCCTGGTGGGGTGGGCAAGGGCAAGAGCATCGTGGCCTATACCAGCATCTGCCCGCACGCCTACAGCTACGCTGCCCCCAACCTGGGGGCCATGGGCTACTACAAGCCCGAAGGAAACCGCGGCCCCCGGATGGTCTGCTGCTCACACCTTTCGGCTTTCGACGTGACCCGGGGCGGCGAGGTCAAAGGGGGGCCCGCCCCCCACGCCCTGGCTGCGGTGGTGCTCGAGTACGACGCTGCCAAGGACGAAGCCTACGCCATGGGCTTTTTAGGCAATCCCCAGTTCGATGAGTTCTTCCGGGCCCAGAACCAGGCCCTGCGCGACCTGTTCCGCACCACCGCCCGGGCCCGCGAAGAGGTGAGCAAAGCCACCGTCATCCCCTACGCCGAGCACACCAAAGTGCCCACGACCTGCCCGGTCTTGGGGTAG
- a CDS encoding c-type cytochrome: MRRKWFYVALSALALSALVLAQGRYQIGTPLSEQEVQEWNIRPSILANGVGLPPGQGTVDEGAKVYATHCASCHGAAGEGGAFTRLVSEPFPITKEVDSVDFAIGNYWQYATTLFDYTRRAMPFATPGILSNDEVYAVVAYILYQNGVIDGSEPMNAQTLPKVQMPARALLELDPNTQKRFPWIRLP; this comes from the coding sequence ATGCGGCGCAAGTGGTTCTATGTGGCCCTTTCGGCCCTGGCCCTCTCGGCTTTGGTGCTGGCCCAGGGGCGCTACCAGATTGGCACCCCACTCAGCGAGCAGGAGGTGCAGGAGTGGAACATCCGACCCTCCATCCTGGCCAACGGGGTGGGGCTGCCCCCCGGCCAGGGCACGGTAGATGAGGGGGCTAAGGTCTATGCCACCCACTGTGCGAGCTGCCACGGCGCTGCCGGCGAAGGGGGGGCCTTTACCCGGCTGGTCTCCGAGCCCTTCCCCATCACCAAAGAGGTGGACTCGGTGGACTTTGCCATCGGGAACTACTGGCAGTACGCCACCACCCTCTTCGACTACACCCGCCGGGCCATGCCCTTTGCCACGCCGGGCATCCTCAGCAACGACGAGGTGTATGCAGTGGTGGCCTACATCCTGTATCAGAACGGGGTCATTGACGGCAGTGAGCCCATGAACGCCCAGACCCTGCCCAAGGTGCAGATGCCGGCCCGCGCCCTGTTGGAGCTCGACCCCAACACCCAGAAACGCTTCCCCTGGATCAGGCTCCCCTAG
- the soxC gene encoding sulfite dehydrogenase, translating to MNRRKLLQLLSKGAAAGAFVKLSGGLAQSKIPQGATDTMKVLGTTLREYGERSEFEKDVIRYISPNLRSRHTGADFSPLEKLEGVITPSSLHFERHHGGVPNVNPADYRLVIHGMVERPLMFTLQDLKRLPSVTRTYFIECAGNGQNGYRNPPDMTLTATRSRGLVSNSSWTGVPLSILLKEAGLKEGARWLIPEGQDAAAYTRSLPLEKALDDVLVAYAQNGEAIRPEQGYPVRLVVPGWEGSIQVKWLRRIQVTDTPVMSKDETSEYTDVMADGKIYAFTWVMDPESIITYPSGLQQISRGFHEIRGLAWSGHGRIRRVEISLDGGKTWKQASLEPAPDALSVVRFKYNWVWDGRETVIMSRAWDEKGNTQPTQEEFFAKWARNNRYHYNAIQAWRIGADGKVVNGDKTLAGAPARLGAVGRGGCGGES from the coding sequence ATGAACCGTCGTAAACTGTTGCAACTCCTGAGCAAAGGGGCGGCTGCCGGAGCCTTTGTAAAGCTCTCCGGGGGTCTGGCCCAGAGCAAAATTCCCCAAGGCGCTACCGACACCATGAAGGTGTTGGGGACTACCCTGCGCGAGTATGGCGAGCGCAGCGAGTTTGAAAAGGACGTGATTCGCTATATCTCGCCCAACCTGCGCAGCCGCCACACCGGCGCCGACTTTTCCCCGTTGGAGAAGCTCGAGGGCGTCATTACCCCCAGCTCGCTGCATTTCGAGCGGCACCACGGGGGCGTGCCCAACGTGAACCCGGCCGACTACCGGCTGGTAATTCACGGGATGGTCGAGCGGCCCCTGATGTTCACCCTGCAAGACCTCAAGCGCCTGCCCTCGGTCACCCGTACTTACTTCATCGAGTGCGCCGGCAACGGCCAGAACGGCTACCGCAACCCCCCCGACATGACCCTGACCGCCACCCGCAGCCGGGGCCTGGTCTCCAACTCTTCCTGGACGGGGGTGCCCCTTTCGATTCTGCTCAAGGAAGCGGGCCTCAAGGAAGGCGCCCGCTGGCTAATTCCCGAGGGGCAGGACGCTGCCGCCTATACCCGCAGCCTGCCGCTGGAAAAGGCCCTGGACGATGTGCTGGTGGCCTACGCCCAAAACGGCGAGGCCATCCGGCCCGAGCAGGGCTATCCAGTGCGCCTGGTGGTGCCGGGCTGGGAGGGGAGCATCCAGGTCAAGTGGCTGCGGCGTATCCAGGTGACCGACACCCCGGTGATGAGCAAGGACGAGACCTCGGAATACACCGACGTGATGGCCGACGGCAAAATCTATGCCTTTACCTGGGTGATGGATCCGGAGTCCATCATCACCTATCCTTCGGGGTTGCAGCAGATTTCGCGGGGCTTCCACGAGATTCGCGGCCTGGCCTGGAGCGGCCACGGGCGCATCCGCCGGGTGGAGATCTCGCTGGACGGGGGCAAAACCTGGAAACAGGCCAGCCTCGAGCCCGCCCCCGATGCGCTCTCGGTGGTGCGCTTCAAGTACAACTGGGTCTGGGATGGCCGCGAGACGGTTATCATGAGCCGGGCCTGGGACGAAAAAGGCAACACCCAGCCCACCCAGGAGGAGTTTTTCGCTAAGTGGGCCCGCAACAACCGCTACCACTACAACGCCATCCAGGCCTGGCGGATTGGGGCCGATGGCAAGGTGGTCAATGGTGACAAGACCCTGGCCGGAGCCCCCGCCCGGCTCGGCGCGGTGGGTCGGGGCGGCTGTGGAGGTGAATCGTGA